In a single window of the Drosophila miranda strain MSH22 chromosome XL, D.miranda_PacBio2.1, whole genome shotgun sequence genome:
- the LOC108157161 gene encoding palmitoyltransferase app isoform X5, translating into MPKCDVKTRYIPATFAWIVLLLTTFLFFFYPCQYYVKSHPWVLAYQGVITFFVLANFTLATFMDPGIIPKASPDEDCEEELRAPLYKNAEINGITVKMKWCVTCKFYRPPRCSHCSVCNHCIETFDHHCPWVNNCIGRRNYRFFFFFLVSLSIHMLSIFSLCLVYVLKIMPHIKDTAPIVAMILMGLVTILAIPIFGLTGFHMVLVSRGRTTNEQVTGKFKGGYNPFSRGCWHNCCYTQFGPQYPSLLNPKKYESRRSQTQNQAISTICNDRTNQQNNSSGAGGNGTAAAVGSGGGAGGGIRGTAVQYSPRSYYESSREKRGIQVKTYMAEGNGYNQRSGSTTLYSKLSPGRECSDTDLEPPPASQSQDCEPTPPLQRHNSSNFYLPQVSDGGGGGPGGLNGSIATGMPNSQSTAGGGGGGGGDSPRHMRLYHPRHSPHARPRGLDPQRGYTSDALSPDHPGGVGYGVGVGVSVQQQQAIAAAAAAAAVAAAAAQNQRSGTTTATPTMQQRIKPLGVATPLVMASPVRSHYSNSENSTNS; encoded by the exons ATGCCCAAATGCGATGTGAAAACGCGTTACATTCCTGCGACTTTCGCCTGGATTGTGCTGCTCCTGACCACATTTCTGTTCTTCTTCTATCC CTGCCAGTACTACGTGAAGAGCCATCCATGGGTGCTGGCCTACCAGGGCGTGATCACATTCTTCGTGCTGGCCAACTTCACGCTGGCGACGTTCATGGACCCGGGCATTATACCCAAAG CCTCACCCGACGAAGACTGCGAGGAGGAGCTGCGCGCCCCGCTCTACAAGAATGCTGAGATTAACGGCATCACCGTCAAGATGAAATGGTGCGTCACCTGCAAGTTCTACCGCCCGCCCCGCTGCTCCCACTGTTCCGTATGCAATCACTGCATAGAG ACCTTCGACCATCATTGCCCGTGGGTCAACAACTGCATCGGCCGGAGGAACTATCggttctttttcttcttcctcGTCTCCCTCTCCATACACATGCTGAGCATATTCTCGCTGTGCCTGGTCTATGTGCTCAAGATAATGCCCCACATCAAGGACACGGCGCCAATTGTAGC CATGATACTGATGGGCCTTGTTACCATACTGGCCATACCCATATTCGGCCTGACCGGCTTCCACATGGTGCTGGTGTCACGGGGTCGCACCACCAACGAGCAGGTCACGGGCAAGTTCAAGGGAGGCTACAATCCGTTCTCGCGCGGCTGCTGGCACAACTGCTGCTACACACAGTTCGGACCGCAGTATCCAAG CTTACTCAACCCAAAGAAGTACGAATCGAGGCGATCGCAGACCCAGAACCAGGCCATTAGCACGATATGCAACGATCGGACCAACCAACAGAACAATTCCAGCGGTGCCGGTGGCAACgggactgctgctgctgtcggcaGTGGCGGCGGTGCCGGGGGCGGTATTCGTGGTACGGCGGTGCAGTATTCGCCCCGCTCCTACTACGAGTCGAGTCGGGAGAAGCGTGGAATTCAGGTAAAGACTTATATGGCCGAGGGCAATGGTTATAATCAACGGTCGGGCAGCACAACGCTTTACAGTAAg CTATCGCCCGGACGAGAGTGCTCCGACACGGACCTGGAGCCGCCACCCGCCTCACAGAGCCAAGACTGCGAGCCGACGCCGCCGCTGCAGCGACACAACTCGAGCAACTTCTACCTGCCGCAGGTGAGCgacggcggtggcggcggcccCGGCGGCCTCAACGGCAGCATCGCCACGGGCATGCCCAACTCCCAGAGCACGGccggaggcggcggcggcggaggaGGCGACTCGCCCCGCCACATGCGTCTCTACCATCCGCGCCACAGTCCGCATGCGCGGCCCAG GGGTCTGGATCCGCAGCGCGGCTATACGAGCGACGCCCTATCGCCGGATCATCCCGGCGGCGTTGGCTACGGCGTCGGGGTCGGCGTCAGTgtccagcagcaacaggctATAGCGGCGGCGGCCGCTGCGGCtgcggtggcggcggcagcagcacaAAATCAACGCAGCGGGACGACCACCGCCACACCCACCATGCAGCAACGAATTAAGCCGCTGGGCGTGGCAACGCCCCTGGTGATGGCGAGTCCAGTGCGAAG TCATTACTCAAATTCTGAGAATAGTACTAATTCCTAA
- the LOC108157161 gene encoding palmitoyltransferase ZDHHC9 isoform X6 has translation MPKCDVKTRYIPATFAWIVLLLTTFLFFFYPCQYYVKSHPWVLAYQGVITFFVLANFTLATFMDPGIIPKASPDEDCEEELRAPLYKNAEINGITVKMKWCVTCKFYRPPRCSHCSVCNHCIETFDHHCPWVNNCIGRRNYRFFFFFLVSLSIHMLSIFSLCLVYVLKIMPHIKDTAPIVAMILMGLVTILAIPIFGLTGFHMVLVSRGRTTNEQVTGKFKGGYNPFSRGCWHNCCYTQFGPQYPSLLNPKKYESRRSQTQNQAISTICNDRTNQQNNSSGAGGNGTAAAVGSGGGAGGGIRGTAVQYSPRSYYESSREKRGIQLSPGRECSDTDLEPPPASQSQDCEPTPPLQRHNSSNFYLPQVSDGGGGGPGGLNGSIATGMPNSQSTAGGGGGGGGDSPRHMRLYHPRHSPHARPRGLDPQRGYTSDALSPDHPGGVGYGVGVGVSVQQQQAIAAAAAAAAVAAAAAQNQRSGTTTATPTMQQRIKPLGVATPLVMASPVRSHYSNSENSTNS, from the exons ATGCCCAAATGCGATGTGAAAACGCGTTACATTCCTGCGACTTTCGCCTGGATTGTGCTGCTCCTGACCACATTTCTGTTCTTCTTCTATCC CTGCCAGTACTACGTGAAGAGCCATCCATGGGTGCTGGCCTACCAGGGCGTGATCACATTCTTCGTGCTGGCCAACTTCACGCTGGCGACGTTCATGGACCCGGGCATTATACCCAAAG CCTCACCCGACGAAGACTGCGAGGAGGAGCTGCGCGCCCCGCTCTACAAGAATGCTGAGATTAACGGCATCACCGTCAAGATGAAATGGTGCGTCACCTGCAAGTTCTACCGCCCGCCCCGCTGCTCCCACTGTTCCGTATGCAATCACTGCATAGAG ACCTTCGACCATCATTGCCCGTGGGTCAACAACTGCATCGGCCGGAGGAACTATCggttctttttcttcttcctcGTCTCCCTCTCCATACACATGCTGAGCATATTCTCGCTGTGCCTGGTCTATGTGCTCAAGATAATGCCCCACATCAAGGACACGGCGCCAATTGTAGC CATGATACTGATGGGCCTTGTTACCATACTGGCCATACCCATATTCGGCCTGACCGGCTTCCACATGGTGCTGGTGTCACGGGGTCGCACCACCAACGAGCAGGTCACGGGCAAGTTCAAGGGAGGCTACAATCCGTTCTCGCGCGGCTGCTGGCACAACTGCTGCTACACACAGTTCGGACCGCAGTATCCAAG CTTACTCAACCCAAAGAAGTACGAATCGAGGCGATCGCAGACCCAGAACCAGGCCATTAGCACGATATGCAACGATCGGACCAACCAACAGAACAATTCCAGCGGTGCCGGTGGCAACgggactgctgctgctgtcggcaGTGGCGGCGGTGCCGGGGGCGGTATTCGTGGTACGGCGGTGCAGTATTCGCCCCGCTCCTACTACGAGTCGAGTCGGGAGAAGCGTGGAATTCAG CTATCGCCCGGACGAGAGTGCTCCGACACGGACCTGGAGCCGCCACCCGCCTCACAGAGCCAAGACTGCGAGCCGACGCCGCCGCTGCAGCGACACAACTCGAGCAACTTCTACCTGCCGCAGGTGAGCgacggcggtggcggcggcccCGGCGGCCTCAACGGCAGCATCGCCACGGGCATGCCCAACTCCCAGAGCACGGccggaggcggcggcggcggaggaGGCGACTCGCCCCGCCACATGCGTCTCTACCATCCGCGCCACAGTCCGCATGCGCGGCCCAG GGGTCTGGATCCGCAGCGCGGCTATACGAGCGACGCCCTATCGCCGGATCATCCCGGCGGCGTTGGCTACGGCGTCGGGGTCGGCGTCAGTgtccagcagcaacaggctATAGCGGCGGCGGCCGCTGCGGCtgcggtggcggcggcagcagcacaAAATCAACGCAGCGGGACGACCACCGCCACACCCACCATGCAGCAACGAATTAAGCCGCTGGGCGTGGCAACGCCCCTGGTGATGGCGAGTCCAGTGCGAAG TCATTACTCAAATTCTGAGAATAGTACTAATTCCTAA
- the LOC108157161 gene encoding palmitoyltransferase ZDHHC5 isoform X3: MPKCDVKTRYIPATFAWIVLLLTTFLFFFYPCQYYVKSHPWVLAYQGVITFFVLANFTLATFMDPGIIPKASPDEDCEEELRAPLYKNAEINGITVKMKWCVTCKFYRPPRCSHCSVCNHCIETFDHHCPWVNNCIGRRNYRFFFFFLVSLSIHMLSIFSLCLVYVLKIMPHIKDTAPIVAMILMGLVTILAIPIFGLTGFHMVLVSRGRTTNEQVTGKFKGGYNPFSRGCWHNCCYTQFGPQYPSLLNPKKYESRRSQTQNQAISTICNDRTNQQNNSSGAGGNGTAAAVGSGGGAGGGIRGTAVQYSPRSYYESSREKRGIQLSPGRECSDTDLEPPPASQSQDCEPTPPLQRHNSSNFYLPQVSDGGGGGPGGLNGSIATGMPNSQSTAGGGGGGGGDSPRHMRLYHPRHSPHARPRGLDPQRGYTSDALSPDHPGGVGYGVGVGVSVQQQQAIAAAAAAAAVAAAAAQNQRSGTTTATPTMQQRIKPLGVATPLVMASPVRRSNPGTPTQPRRPDFIGLNAQAAAAAQQQQQAAAAAAAAAYYEYTSGLPPQHPQAPTILQQQQQLLLQQQRVLMQHQQQQQQQQALQQQQQQQQQQAASHAAHPQHAALAQAAYGGSPQRRFLSEGELVRQGQGGNELSYARSNNTVDNIRELAGSPQRGVYMWKDTSPGFSTNSTGGPIGQQQQQQAAVSGIGSSAGALPSSGNSSVVVPHAQYITAGGGTHPLIMTHSRLQDYAVQQQQQQQQQQQQQHQQAAVAAAAAAASYHRSNPTSPTTMPQASTTQTGYVLRYGGAAGGSSGSIASVSASGPSIGGTVGGGGYQPALRGGVAVFPPNPMVGVNVSSAAGTLQTQPSPQIKRKQTPTRPMSFVRALEMTDSMEMQSLEHQQQHNNGGLPSGVAAAAGASQPQSNAHLMQNASNSGTPDRASIYDMNYEISV, encoded by the exons ATGCCCAAATGCGATGTGAAAACGCGTTACATTCCTGCGACTTTCGCCTGGATTGTGCTGCTCCTGACCACATTTCTGTTCTTCTTCTATCC CTGCCAGTACTACGTGAAGAGCCATCCATGGGTGCTGGCCTACCAGGGCGTGATCACATTCTTCGTGCTGGCCAACTTCACGCTGGCGACGTTCATGGACCCGGGCATTATACCCAAAG CCTCACCCGACGAAGACTGCGAGGAGGAGCTGCGCGCCCCGCTCTACAAGAATGCTGAGATTAACGGCATCACCGTCAAGATGAAATGGTGCGTCACCTGCAAGTTCTACCGCCCGCCCCGCTGCTCCCACTGTTCCGTATGCAATCACTGCATAGAG ACCTTCGACCATCATTGCCCGTGGGTCAACAACTGCATCGGCCGGAGGAACTATCggttctttttcttcttcctcGTCTCCCTCTCCATACACATGCTGAGCATATTCTCGCTGTGCCTGGTCTATGTGCTCAAGATAATGCCCCACATCAAGGACACGGCGCCAATTGTAGC CATGATACTGATGGGCCTTGTTACCATACTGGCCATACCCATATTCGGCCTGACCGGCTTCCACATGGTGCTGGTGTCACGGGGTCGCACCACCAACGAGCAGGTCACGGGCAAGTTCAAGGGAGGCTACAATCCGTTCTCGCGCGGCTGCTGGCACAACTGCTGCTACACACAGTTCGGACCGCAGTATCCAAG CTTACTCAACCCAAAGAAGTACGAATCGAGGCGATCGCAGACCCAGAACCAGGCCATTAGCACGATATGCAACGATCGGACCAACCAACAGAACAATTCCAGCGGTGCCGGTGGCAACgggactgctgctgctgtcggcaGTGGCGGCGGTGCCGGGGGCGGTATTCGTGGTACGGCGGTGCAGTATTCGCCCCGCTCCTACTACGAGTCGAGTCGGGAGAAGCGTGGAATTCAG CTATCGCCCGGACGAGAGTGCTCCGACACGGACCTGGAGCCGCCACCCGCCTCACAGAGCCAAGACTGCGAGCCGACGCCGCCGCTGCAGCGACACAACTCGAGCAACTTCTACCTGCCGCAGGTGAGCgacggcggtggcggcggcccCGGCGGCCTCAACGGCAGCATCGCCACGGGCATGCCCAACTCCCAGAGCACGGccggaggcggcggcggcggaggaGGCGACTCGCCCCGCCACATGCGTCTCTACCATCCGCGCCACAGTCCGCATGCGCGGCCCAG GGGTCTGGATCCGCAGCGCGGCTATACGAGCGACGCCCTATCGCCGGATCATCCCGGCGGCGTTGGCTACGGCGTCGGGGTCGGCGTCAGTgtccagcagcaacaggctATAGCGGCGGCGGCCGCTGCGGCtgcggtggcggcggcagcagcacaAAATCAACGCAGCGGGACGACCACCGCCACACCCACCATGCAGCAACGAATTAAGCCGCTGGGCGTGGCAACGCCCCTGGTGATGGCGAGTCCAGTGCGAAG ATCCAACCCGGGCACGCCCACGCAGCCGCGACGTCCCGACTTCATTGGCCTGAATGCCCAGGCCGCAGCAGCGgcccaacagcagcaacaggcagcagcggcggctgcagccGCGGCCTACTACGAGTACACCAGTGGCCTGCCGCCCCAGCATCCCCAGGCGCCCACCatcctgcagcagcagcagcagctcctgctccagcAGCAACGCGTCCTCATgcagcaccaacagcagcagcagcagcagcaag cgttgcagcagcagcagcagcagcaacagcagcaggcggcttcTCATGCGGCACATCCGCAGCACGCAGCATTGGCCCAGGCCGCCTACGGGGGCAGTCCGCAGCGTCGCTTCCTCTCCGAGGGGGAGCTGGTGCGCCAGGGCCAGGGCGGCAACGAGCTGTCCTACGCCCGCTCCAACAACACGGTGGATAACATACGCGAGCTGGCCGGAAGCCCCCAGCGCGGTGTCTACATGTGGAAGGACACCTCACCAGGTTTCAGCACCAACAGCACCGGCGGGCCCatcggacagcagcagcagcagcaggccgcGGTCAGCGGAATTGGCAGCAGTGCTGGCGCGCTGCCGAGCAGCGGCAACTCGTCCGTGGTGGTGCCGCACGCCCAGTACATAACAGCTGGAGGAGGGACGCATCCGCTAATCATGACGCACTCGCGCCTGCAGGACTACGCggtccagcagcagcagcagcaacaacaacagcagcagcagcaacaccagcagGCGGctgtggcggcggcggcagcagctgcCTCATATCATCGCTCGAACCCCACGAGTCCCACGACCATGCCGCAGGCCTCCACAACCCAGACGGGCTACGTGCTGCGCTACGGTGGAGCCGCCGGAgggagcagcggcagcattGCCAGCGTGTCGGCCAGTGGACCCTCAATCGGCGGCACAGTCGGGGGCGGTGGGTACCAGCCAGCACTCCGCGGAGGCGTAGCCGTCTTCCCGCCCAATCCGATGGTCGGCGTCAATGTGAGCAGTGCCGCGGGCACCCTGCAGACGCAGCCCTCGCCACAAATCAAGCGCAAGCAGACCCCGACACGACCCATGAGCTTTGTGCGCGCCCTCGAGATGACCGACTCCATGGAGATGCAGTCCCTcgagcaccagcagcagcacaacaACGGCGGCCTGCCCAGCGGTGTGGCGGCGGCCGCCGGCGCGTCTCAGCCGCAGAGCAATGCGCATCTCATGCAGAATGCCTCCAACTCGGGGACGCCCGATCGGGCCAGCATCTACGACATGAACTATGAGATCTCCGTATAA
- the LOC108157161 gene encoding neurogenic protein mastermind isoform X2, whose amino-acid sequence MPKCDVKTRYIPATFAWIVLLLTTFLFFFYPCQYYVKSHPWVLAYQGVITFFVLANFTLATFMDPGIIPKDCEEELRAPLYKNAEINGITVKMKWCVTCKFYRPPRCSHCSVCNHCIETFDHHCPWVNNCIGRRNYRFFFFFLVSLSIHMLSIFSLCLVYVLKIMPHIKDTAPIVAMILMGLVTILAIPIFGLTGFHMVLVSRGRTTNEQVTGKFKGGYNPFSRGCWHNCCYTQFGPQYPSLLNPKKYESRRSQTQNQAISTICNDRTNQQNNSSGAGGNGTAAAVGSGGGAGGGIRGTAVQYSPRSYYESSREKRGIQVKTYMAEGNGYNQRSGSTTLYSKLSPGRECSDTDLEPPPASQSQDCEPTPPLQRHNSSNFYLPQVSDGGGGGPGGLNGSIATGMPNSQSTAGGGGGGGGDSPRHMRLYHPRHSPHARPRGLDPQRGYTSDALSPDHPGGVGYGVGVGVSVQQQQAIAAAAAAAAVAAAAAQNQRSGTTTATPTMQQRIKPLGVATPLVMASPVRRSNPGTPTQPRRPDFIGLNAQAAAAAQQQQQAAAAAAAAAYYEYTSGLPPQHPQAPTILQQQQQLLLQQQRVLMQHQQQQQQQQALQQQQQQQQQQAASHAAHPQHAALAQAAYGGSPQRRFLSEGELVRQGQGGNELSYARSNNTVDNIRELAGSPQRGVYMWKDTSPGFSTNSTGGPIGQQQQQQAAVSGIGSSAGALPSSGNSSVVVPHAQYITAGGGTHPLIMTHSRLQDYAVQQQQQQQQQQQQQHQQAAVAAAAAAASYHRSNPTSPTTMPQASTTQTGYVLRYGGAAGGSSGSIASVSASGPSIGGTVGGGGYQPALRGGVAVFPPNPMVGVNVSSAAGTLQTQPSPQIKRKQTPTRPMSFVRALEMTDSMEMQSLEHQQQHNNGGLPSGVAAAAGASQPQSNAHLMQNASNSGTPDRASIYDMNYEISV is encoded by the exons ATGCCCAAATGCGATGTGAAAACGCGTTACATTCCTGCGACTTTCGCCTGGATTGTGCTGCTCCTGACCACATTTCTGTTCTTCTTCTATCC CTGCCAGTACTACGTGAAGAGCCATCCATGGGTGCTGGCCTACCAGGGCGTGATCACATTCTTCGTGCTGGCCAACTTCACGCTGGCGACGTTCATGGACCCGGGCATTATACCCAAAG ACTGCGAGGAGGAGCTGCGCGCCCCGCTCTACAAGAATGCTGAGATTAACGGCATCACCGTCAAGATGAAATGGTGCGTCACCTGCAAGTTCTACCGCCCGCCCCGCTGCTCCCACTGTTCCGTATGCAATCACTGCATAGAG ACCTTCGACCATCATTGCCCGTGGGTCAACAACTGCATCGGCCGGAGGAACTATCggttctttttcttcttcctcGTCTCCCTCTCCATACACATGCTGAGCATATTCTCGCTGTGCCTGGTCTATGTGCTCAAGATAATGCCCCACATCAAGGACACGGCGCCAATTGTAGC CATGATACTGATGGGCCTTGTTACCATACTGGCCATACCCATATTCGGCCTGACCGGCTTCCACATGGTGCTGGTGTCACGGGGTCGCACCACCAACGAGCAGGTCACGGGCAAGTTCAAGGGAGGCTACAATCCGTTCTCGCGCGGCTGCTGGCACAACTGCTGCTACACACAGTTCGGACCGCAGTATCCAAG CTTACTCAACCCAAAGAAGTACGAATCGAGGCGATCGCAGACCCAGAACCAGGCCATTAGCACGATATGCAACGATCGGACCAACCAACAGAACAATTCCAGCGGTGCCGGTGGCAACgggactgctgctgctgtcggcaGTGGCGGCGGTGCCGGGGGCGGTATTCGTGGTACGGCGGTGCAGTATTCGCCCCGCTCCTACTACGAGTCGAGTCGGGAGAAGCGTGGAATTCAGGTAAAGACTTATATGGCCGAGGGCAATGGTTATAATCAACGGTCGGGCAGCACAACGCTTTACAGTAAg CTATCGCCCGGACGAGAGTGCTCCGACACGGACCTGGAGCCGCCACCCGCCTCACAGAGCCAAGACTGCGAGCCGACGCCGCCGCTGCAGCGACACAACTCGAGCAACTTCTACCTGCCGCAGGTGAGCgacggcggtggcggcggcccCGGCGGCCTCAACGGCAGCATCGCCACGGGCATGCCCAACTCCCAGAGCACGGccggaggcggcggcggcggaggaGGCGACTCGCCCCGCCACATGCGTCTCTACCATCCGCGCCACAGTCCGCATGCGCGGCCCAG GGGTCTGGATCCGCAGCGCGGCTATACGAGCGACGCCCTATCGCCGGATCATCCCGGCGGCGTTGGCTACGGCGTCGGGGTCGGCGTCAGTgtccagcagcaacaggctATAGCGGCGGCGGCCGCTGCGGCtgcggtggcggcggcagcagcacaAAATCAACGCAGCGGGACGACCACCGCCACACCCACCATGCAGCAACGAATTAAGCCGCTGGGCGTGGCAACGCCCCTGGTGATGGCGAGTCCAGTGCGAAG ATCCAACCCGGGCACGCCCACGCAGCCGCGACGTCCCGACTTCATTGGCCTGAATGCCCAGGCCGCAGCAGCGgcccaacagcagcaacaggcagcagcggcggctgcagccGCGGCCTACTACGAGTACACCAGTGGCCTGCCGCCCCAGCATCCCCAGGCGCCCACCatcctgcagcagcagcagcagctcctgctccagcAGCAACGCGTCCTCATgcagcaccaacagcagcagcagcagcagcaag cgttgcagcagcagcagcagcagcaacagcagcaggcggcttcTCATGCGGCACATCCGCAGCACGCAGCATTGGCCCAGGCCGCCTACGGGGGCAGTCCGCAGCGTCGCTTCCTCTCCGAGGGGGAGCTGGTGCGCCAGGGCCAGGGCGGCAACGAGCTGTCCTACGCCCGCTCCAACAACACGGTGGATAACATACGCGAGCTGGCCGGAAGCCCCCAGCGCGGTGTCTACATGTGGAAGGACACCTCACCAGGTTTCAGCACCAACAGCACCGGCGGGCCCatcggacagcagcagcagcagcaggccgcGGTCAGCGGAATTGGCAGCAGTGCTGGCGCGCTGCCGAGCAGCGGCAACTCGTCCGTGGTGGTGCCGCACGCCCAGTACATAACAGCTGGAGGAGGGACGCATCCGCTAATCATGACGCACTCGCGCCTGCAGGACTACGCggtccagcagcagcagcagcaacaacaacagcagcagcagcaacaccagcagGCGGctgtggcggcggcggcagcagctgcCTCATATCATCGCTCGAACCCCACGAGTCCCACGACCATGCCGCAGGCCTCCACAACCCAGACGGGCTACGTGCTGCGCTACGGTGGAGCCGCCGGAgggagcagcggcagcattGCCAGCGTGTCGGCCAGTGGACCCTCAATCGGCGGCACAGTCGGGGGCGGTGGGTACCAGCCAGCACTCCGCGGAGGCGTAGCCGTCTTCCCGCCCAATCCGATGGTCGGCGTCAATGTGAGCAGTGCCGCGGGCACCCTGCAGACGCAGCCCTCGCCACAAATCAAGCGCAAGCAGACCCCGACACGACCCATGAGCTTTGTGCGCGCCCTCGAGATGACCGACTCCATGGAGATGCAGTCCCTcgagcaccagcagcagcacaacaACGGCGGCCTGCCCAGCGGTGTGGCGGCGGCCGCCGGCGCGTCTCAGCCGCAGAGCAATGCGCATCTCATGCAGAATGCCTCCAACTCGGGGACGCCCGATCGGGCCAGCATCTACGACATGAACTATGAGATCTCCGTATAA